In the genome of Amaranthus tricolor cultivar Red isolate AtriRed21 chromosome 15, ASM2621246v1, whole genome shotgun sequence, one region contains:
- the LOC130801615 gene encoding RING-H2 finger protein ATL52-like, which yields MQFIAKPKSSLPSYEMLKKECYLRLCPPSCPCDGLLPSHGPPPPLTFPIDKSQNNPTYSPLVIAIIGILASAFLLVSYYAIISKYCGNSSNSRQNREINNQEITMEEGFHGSFRHDPNQHEPWLITTPGLDEALIKTITLVKYKKGDGLVGSSDCSVCLGEFFDDDTLRLLPKCSHAFHITCIDTWLRSHSNCPLCRANIISTFFNTNTNNTNPSLMVDNHNDLIHSIINGGQDHNILLENQGESEEISSNNEGRQLGYAEETSGNTPKSTNTQVRALSDLGARIYGGRRGSIRRSISMDHRVLNPNVLRYNHGEDCVMKIGSLNKGDGVGNSSRRRRNEVLHCVMNSVSMKRSFSSGRFLLCKHGRGRNEVIPL from the coding sequence ATGCAATTTATAGCAAAACCTAAATCATCACTACCATCTTATGAAATGCTCAAAAAAGAATGTTATCTTAGATTATGCCCTCCATCTTGTCCGTGCGACGGACTTCTTCCTTCGCACGGTCCACCCCCACCCTTAACCTTCCCCATAGACAAATCCCAAAACAACCCAACTTATTCTCCTCTTGTGATAGCCATCATAGGGATTCTTGCAAGTGCTTTTCTCTTAGTAAGTTACTATGCCATAATCTCCAAGTATTGTGGAAACTCATCCAATTCTAGACAAAATAGAGAGATCAATAACCAAGAAATCACAATGGAGGAGGGTTTTCATGGTAGTTTTCGACACGACCCGAATCAACATGAACCATGGTTAATCACTACTCCTGGCCTAGATGAAGCTTTGATCAAAACTATAACCCTAGTTAAGTACAAAAAGGGTGATGGCTTGGTTGGAAGTAGTGATTGTTCGGTTTGTCTTGGTGAGTTTTTTGATGATGATACTTTGAGACTTTTGCCTAAATGTAGTCATGCTTTTCATATTACTTGTATTGATACATGGCTTAGGTCTCACTCTAATTGCCCTCTTTGTCGTGCTAATATAATCTCAACCTTttttaatactaatactaataatactaATCCATCATTAATGGTTGATAATCACAACGATCTTATTCATAGCATCATTAATGGTGGGCAAGATCATAATATTTTGTTAGAAAACCAAGGTGAAAGTGAAGAAATTAGCTCAAATAATGAAGGGAGACAATTGGGTTATGCAGAAGAAACTAGTGGGAACACACCAAAAAGTACAAATACACAAGTTAGAGCTTTAAGTGATCTTGGTGCTAGAATCTATGGTGGAAGAAGGGGTTCTATTCGAAGATCGATTTCGATGGATCATAGGGTTTTGAATCCTAATGTTTTAAGGTACAATCACGGAGAAGATTGTGTAATGAAGATTGGATCTTTGAACAAGGGAGATGGTGTTGGTAATAgtagtagaagaagaagaaatgaagTGTTACATTGTGTTATGAATAGTGTTTCAATGAAAAGATCGTTTTCTAGTGGAAGATTTTTGTTATGTAAGCATGGTAGAGGAAGAAATGAAGTGATTCCTCTATGA
- the LOC130801425 gene encoding cinnamoyl-CoA reductase-like SNL6, with protein sequence MAPASFIPISNTVCVMDASGLLGSTLVRRLLHRGYIVHAAVQPHGDVKGLKGLRDDHGKDKLKIFDCDLFDYHSIIEALKGCSALFYNFELPYDQPVYDEYSVDIEVRAAHNVLEACAQLDTIDKVIFSSSATTILWREDRKTIFSELDERHWSDVSFCRKFKLWHALSKTSAEKSAWALAMDRGINMVTVNSGLLIGPDLTIRHPYLKGAAEMYEDGVLVTVDLNFLVDAHVCVFEDISTYGRYLCFNHVINRPDNALKLAKILMPTTTLHPHSFTKDGEMIQTRISNKKLKNVVLEFESHRVD encoded by the exons atgGCGCCTGCATCTTTTATTCCCATTTCCAACACGGTGTGTGTTATGGATGCTTCTGGTTTGCTTGGTTCAACCCTGGTAAGACGTCTTCTTCACCGTGGTTACATTGTTCATGCAGCGGTTCAACCCCATG GTGATGTAAAAGGATTAAAGGGATTAAGAGATGATCATGGAAAAGACAAGCTGAAGATATTTGATTGTGATCTTTTTGATTATCATAGTATTATTGAAGCTTTGAAAGGTTGCTCTGCTTTGTTCTACAATTTTGAACTTCCATATGATCAACCTGTCTACGAC GAATATTCCGTTGATATTGAAGTTAGAGCGGCACACAATGTATTAGAAGCATGTGCACAACTTGACACAATAGACAAAGTCATTTTCTCGTCATCAGCAACAACCATTCTTTGGAGGGAGGATCGTAAAACTATATTTTCGGAATTAGATGAGAGACATTGGAGTGATGTGAGCTTTTGTCGTAAATTTAAG TTGTGGCATGCATTATCAAAGACATCAGCCGAAAAGAGTGCATGGGCATTGGCAATGGATAGAGGGATTAACATGGTGACAGTCAACTCTGGATTATTAATAGGTCCAGATCTTACTATTAGACATCCATACTTAAAAGGAGCGGCTGAGATGTATGAAGATGGAGTGTTGGTGACCGTAGATTTGAACTTCCTAGTGGATGCTCATGTTTGTGTCTTTGAAGATATTTCCACTTATGGGCGTTACTTATGTTTTAATCATGTCATTAATCGTCCAGATAATGCACTTAAGCTTGCTAAAATTTTGATGCCCACCACAACACTACATCCTCATAG TTTTACAAAAGATGGTGAAATGATTCAAACGAGAATTAGCAACAAAAAGTTGAAGAATGTGGTTTTGGAATTTGAATCTCATCGAGTTGATTAA
- the LOC130800949 gene encoding RING-H2 finger protein ATL29, giving the protein FLLEFFILILLALQALHFFLSMTLQSPAPEPHYAHDPNPPFTLVLTILLLVIFFLGFFSIYFCKCLLENVVNSINTRRTPHGPAIDSTKTVHGLDFTIVSSFPTFTYSSVKQYQREKYSLECAICLCDFDDHDLLRLLTTCSHVFHQDCIDLWFQSHKSCPICRRNLDVLDSTQLSETNSNVDETTTNGNVIEIVADRNNVTVDNDNVINIVIEDENKDDNEDVFDKRGLDISLGNEKFPRSHSTGHSILRKRFVQEDDKYKLKLPDHVKEIIVSRHIVTLSATTFGEIDSNSTNIHKGFGEISSCTTQIDVI; this is encoded by the coding sequence TTCCTTTTAGAATTCTTCATTCTTATACTACTTGCATTACAAGCTCTCCACTTTTTTCTATCAATGACGTTACAATCACCTGCCCCAGAACCACATTATGCCCATGATCCTAACCCACCTTTTACCCTCGTTTTAACCATTCTtctcttagtcatattcttccTAGGCTttttttccatttacttttgcAAATGTCTTCTAGAAAATGTTGTCAATTCTATAAATACCAGGCGAACTCCTCATGGACCAGCTATCGATTCGACCAAAACTGTACATGGACTCgattttacaattgtaagttcGTTTCCCACCTTTACGTATTCAAGTGTTAAACAATATCAACGTGAAAAATACAGTCTAGAATGTGCCATATGCTTGTGTGATTTCGATGATCATGACCTACTTCGACTATTAACAACTTGTTCTCATGTCTTCCACCAAGATTGTATAGACTTATGGTTTCAATCACATAAATCATGTCCTATTTGTCGTAGGAATCTCGATGTATTAGACTCAACACAATTATCGGAAACCAATTCTAATGTTGACGAAACTACAACAAACGGAAATGTGATTGAAATTGTTGCTGATAGAAATAATGTGACGGTCGACAATGATAATGTCATTAACATTGTAAttgaagacgaaaataaagacGACAATGAGGACGTGTTCGATAAACGTGGACTAGATATATCGTTAGGTAACGAAAAATTTCCGAGGTCACATTCTACGGGGCATTCGATTTTACGAAAAAGGTTTGTGCAAGAAGATGATAAATATAAGTTGAAGTTACCGGATCATGTCAAAGAAATCATTGTAAGTAGACATATTGTTACTCTAAGTGCTACAACGTTTGGAGAAATTGATAGCAATTCAACCAATATTCATAAAGGTTTTGGAGAAATTTCAAGTTGTACTACACAAATAGATGTTATATAA